The following proteins are co-located in the Haloarcula marismortui ATCC 43049 genome:
- a CDS encoding SDR family NAD(P)-dependent oxidoreductase — MPEMSDAMSKPHTERFRLENQRAIITGASSGIGRAIAEEFAADGADVVVCSREQDNVGPVADEINDSDRPGEAVAIECDVTDREAVEALVEATVDEFGGLDVLVNNAGASFMSGFDDISENGWKTIVDINLHGTYHCTQAAGDALAADGGGTVINLSSVAGEQGAPYMSHYGAAKAGVSNLTSTLSAEWADRDIRINCIAPGFVATPGVESQMGVSADNIDREAVERRIGLSEEIADIALFLASPASSYIVGQTITAAGVPRLEETPDI, encoded by the coding sequence ATGCCCGAGATGTCTGATGCGATGTCAAAGCCACACACGGAGCGGTTTCGCCTGGAGAATCAGCGGGCGATTATCACGGGTGCATCGAGCGGCATCGGCCGGGCAATCGCAGAGGAGTTCGCGGCCGACGGGGCCGACGTGGTTGTCTGCTCGCGCGAGCAGGACAACGTCGGACCGGTGGCCGACGAAATCAACGATAGCGACCGGCCCGGTGAGGCGGTCGCTATCGAATGCGACGTGACAGACCGCGAGGCCGTCGAGGCGCTGGTGGAAGCGACCGTCGACGAGTTCGGCGGACTGGACGTGCTCGTGAACAACGCCGGCGCGAGCTTCATGTCTGGGTTCGACGACATCAGCGAGAACGGCTGGAAAACCATCGTCGACATCAACCTTCACGGGACCTACCACTGCACACAGGCGGCCGGGGACGCGCTGGCCGCGGACGGCGGTGGGACGGTCATCAATCTCTCCAGCGTCGCCGGGGAACAGGGCGCGCCGTATATGAGCCACTACGGGGCTGCCAAGGCCGGCGTCAGCAATCTCACGTCCACGCTGTCGGCGGAGTGGGCTGACCGAGACATCCGAATCAACTGCATCGCGCCGGGGTTCGTCGCCACGCCGGGCGTGGAGTCACAGATGGGCGTCAGCGCCGACAACATCGACCGTGAGGCCGTCGAGCGGCGTATCGGCCTCTCGGAGGAAATCGCCGACATCGCGCTGTTCCTTGCCAGCCCGGCGTCGTCGTACATCGTCGGTCAGACCATCACCGCCGCCGGCGTCCCACGGCTCGAAGAGACGCCTGACATCTGA
- a CDS encoding MaoC/PaaZ C-terminal domain-containing protein, whose protein sequence is MAGEFDTVDVGDSFTTSGRTITEADVVNFAGVSGDFNHLHTNAERMADSGYGERIAHGALVFSVVTGLLWQARDEAEKRHMVAFYGIDRLRFIKPVFLGETIHVEAEIVDTERRDHPVATGVVRTEVTAVNQADDAVFSAEFLTLRR, encoded by the coding sequence ATGGCCGGCGAGTTCGACACGGTCGATGTTGGCGATAGCTTCACCACCTCGGGACGGACCATCACCGAGGCCGACGTGGTCAACTTCGCGGGTGTCAGCGGGGATTTCAATCACCTCCACACGAACGCCGAGCGGATGGCCGACTCGGGGTACGGCGAGCGTATCGCCCACGGCGCGCTGGTGTTTTCAGTCGTCACTGGCCTCCTGTGGCAGGCCCGTGACGAGGCCGAAAAGCGGCACATGGTCGCGTTCTACGGTATCGACCGGCTTCGGTTCATCAAGCCGGTGTTCCTGGGAGAGACCATTCACGTCGAGGCCGAGATTGTCGACACCGAACGGCGGGACCACCCGGTTGCGACGGGCGTCGTCCGAACCGAAGTCACCGCCGTGAATCAGGCCGACGACGCTGTCTTTTCGGCCGAGTTCCTGACGCTCCGGCGGTAG
- a CDS encoding acyl-CoA dehydrogenase family protein, which yields MAFSLTAEQTAVREAVREFGENEIEPLGKECDREKRYPAELMEQAAQYDLIAPEVPEKYGGAGMDSLTGVVVTEELWRADPGIGSAIGSRGFGSSMIQKYGDEWMKEKWLPKITSGESACASAISEPAHGSNVAGIETYAERDSDGWVLNGNKMWITNGTVADVMVVMAKTDPDAGHEGISAFLVPTDTDGLQAEKIDNKLGIRASDLAEIIIDDVRVPEENLIGEAGAGFYQLMDFFASGRANVAAQAVGTAQAAIDDSIEYANEREQFGQPISEFQAIEHKVAEMATNVEAARSLTYRAASAIDSGNLDVATKLTSMAKLFASEHAVDVADEAIQVHGGAGYVTDHNVERYYRDARITKIYEGTSEIQKNIIADRVL from the coding sequence ATGGCGTTTAGCTTGACGGCCGAGCAGACGGCAGTCCGAGAAGCGGTGCGCGAATTCGGCGAGAACGAAATCGAGCCGCTCGGAAAGGAATGCGATAGGGAGAAACGCTACCCGGCGGAACTGATGGAGCAGGCGGCACAGTACGACCTCATCGCGCCGGAAGTCCCCGAGAAGTACGGCGGCGCGGGGATGGACAGCCTCACTGGCGTCGTCGTCACCGAGGAACTCTGGCGGGCCGACCCGGGCATCGGGAGCGCCATCGGCTCCCGTGGCTTCGGGTCGAGCATGATTCAGAAGTACGGCGACGAGTGGATGAAAGAGAAGTGGCTGCCGAAGATTACCAGCGGCGAGTCGGCGTGTGCCAGCGCCATCAGCGAACCCGCCCACGGCTCGAACGTGGCTGGTATCGAGACCTACGCCGAACGCGACAGCGACGGCTGGGTCCTTAACGGCAATAAGATGTGGATTACGAACGGAACTGTCGCCGACGTGATGGTCGTGATGGCCAAGACTGACCCCGACGCCGGCCACGAGGGCATCAGCGCGTTCCTCGTGCCGACGGACACCGACGGCCTGCAGGCCGAGAAAATCGACAACAAGCTCGGCATCCGCGCGTCAGATCTGGCCGAAATCATCATCGACGACGTTCGCGTGCCCGAGGAGAACCTCATCGGAGAAGCGGGCGCTGGCTTCTACCAACTGATGGACTTCTTCGCGAGCGGGCGGGCAAACGTAGCCGCGCAAGCCGTCGGCACCGCTCAGGCCGCCATCGACGACTCTATCGAGTACGCGAACGAGCGCGAGCAGTTCGGCCAGCCGATCAGCGAGTTCCAGGCCATCGAACACAAGGTTGCGGAGATGGCCACCAACGTCGAGGCTGCGCGGTCGCTTACCTATCGTGCCGCCAGCGCCATCGATTCGGGCAACCTCGATGTGGCGACAAAGCTGACCAGCATGGCAAAGCTGTTCGCCAGCGAACACGCCGTCGACGTGGCCGACGAGGCGATTCAGGTCCATGGTGGGGCCGGCTACGTCACCGACCACAACGTCGAGCGGTACTATCGGGATGCCCGAATCACCAAGATATACGAGGGGACCAGCGAGATACAGAAGAACATCATCGCCGACCGCGTGCTGTGA
- a CDS encoding ABC transporter substrate-binding protein, which translates to MADPTSTPSDRSTAYTNSIGRRSFIRAAGASAALGLFAGCSGDGGGGGENPDGGGGIAETVTIGHLAPLNNPLGVGSKRSAEMAVAEINDDGGIADQTVELVTKDTRASPSEARTVAGELVRQEEVDAIVGTFSSEVTQSIMDLVSEFNTPFLVTGSAAPSTVTEFVASDYERYKNTFRVGPVNSHFQAEVISQYASHLSDRHGWNTFAVVADDAEWTTVFRNRLVDLLKEADLDVPMVNGLATDTTSFGSVLDDVDAAGADAMFRFFAHINGGPMAARWAQGEYEFGIEGVHVASMLPAYYQLTEGAAAYETTTQSGAAGVTDITSKTVPFTEAYMEAYGDADDPPSKPMYMGFVTYDAIHVFKNAAERAGTVDQENNLDTIVDALLQTDFTGVAGQIQFYGADETYAHDLREERDSDGIITNYPLTQWREGGSLESVYPEGLQTAEHAAPPWMG; encoded by the coding sequence ATGGCAGACCCAACGAGCACACCCAGCGACAGGAGCACAGCATATACCAACAGCATCGGTCGGCGGTCATTCATCAGAGCGGCCGGGGCGAGCGCGGCACTCGGACTGTTCGCCGGCTGCAGCGGTGACGGCGGCGGTGGTGGGGAGAACCCCGATGGAGGTGGTGGCATCGCCGAGACAGTCACCATCGGCCACCTCGCACCGCTGAACAACCCGCTCGGCGTTGGCTCGAAGCGGTCGGCGGAGATGGCGGTCGCCGAAATCAACGACGACGGTGGTATCGCCGACCAGACCGTCGAACTCGTTACGAAGGACACGCGGGCGTCGCCGTCCGAGGCGCGCACCGTCGCAGGCGAGTTGGTCCGACAGGAGGAAGTCGACGCCATCGTCGGCACGTTCTCCAGCGAGGTGACTCAGTCTATTATGGACCTCGTGTCGGAGTTCAACACGCCGTTTCTGGTCACCGGCTCCGCCGCGCCGAGTACCGTCACGGAGTTCGTCGCGTCCGACTACGAGCGCTACAAGAACACGTTCCGGGTCGGGCCGGTGAACTCCCACTTCCAGGCGGAGGTCATCAGCCAGTACGCCAGCCACCTCTCGGACCGCCACGGGTGGAACACGTTTGCCGTCGTCGCCGACGACGCGGAGTGGACGACGGTGTTCCGGAACCGGCTGGTCGACCTGCTGAAGGAGGCGGACTTGGACGTGCCGATGGTGAACGGGCTGGCAACGGATACTACCTCTTTCGGGTCGGTGCTTGACGATGTGGACGCGGCGGGCGCGGACGCGATGTTCCGCTTCTTCGCACACATCAACGGCGGGCCGATGGCGGCCCGCTGGGCACAGGGCGAGTACGAGTTCGGCATCGAGGGAGTGCACGTCGCGTCGATGCTGCCGGCGTACTACCAGCTCACCGAAGGCGCGGCGGCTTACGAGACGACGACACAGTCCGGCGCGGCGGGTGTCACCGACATCACGTCGAAGACGGTCCCGTTCACGGAGGCGTACATGGAGGCGTACGGCGACGCCGATGACCCGCCGAGCAAGCCGATGTACATGGGCTTTGTGACCTACGACGCGATACACGTCTTCAAGAACGCCGCCGAGCGCGCCGGTACCGTCGACCAGGAGAACAACCTCGATACAATTGTCGACGCGCTGCTCCAGACTGACTTCACCGGTGTGGCCGGGCAAATCCAGTTCTACGGGGCCGACGAGACGTACGCCCACGACCTCCGAGAAGAGCGGGACAGTGACGGCATCATCACGAACTACCCGCTTACCCAGTGGCGCGAGGGTGGGTCTCTGGAGTCCGTCTACCCGGAGGGCTTGCAGACAGCCGAACACGCCGCGCCGCCGTGGATGGGGTGA
- a CDS encoding branched-chain amino acid ABC transporter permease has translation MLGDIASVIVDGALISAVYALIAIGFTMVFGVGGVLNLAHGALIMAGAYTYLSLVSDSILASVTLHPIVAFPLTIVVVGLISYGLYVVLVRTIEENVVITFLATIVVAIAFTELVTLVFHAQPYQYSVVPGVLQVQALGTRILYVELAAFVVSWVAMGLLWYYVTKTDSGRSIRATSMSERGAMLTGVDVSGVRARTWLVAGGLAGIAGVFLGGIGAAEPTMWLEPLALAFIIVVVGGIGSIKGSVAAAYIVGYLQTATGQFLGQSVRGIMSLVVLVVVLLVLPQGLYGTEFVHE, from the coding sequence ATGCTGGGCGACATTGCCAGCGTCATCGTCGACGGCGCGCTCATCAGCGCCGTCTACGCCCTGATTGCTATCGGCTTCACCATGGTGTTTGGCGTCGGCGGCGTGTTGAACCTCGCCCACGGTGCGCTGATAATGGCCGGCGCGTACACCTACCTGAGTCTCGTCTCGGACAGCATCCTCGCGAGCGTGACGCTGCATCCAATAGTCGCGTTCCCGCTCACTATCGTCGTCGTCGGCCTCATCTCCTACGGCCTCTACGTCGTGTTAGTTCGGACCATCGAGGAGAACGTCGTCATCACGTTCCTCGCGACCATCGTGGTCGCCATCGCCTTCACCGAACTCGTCACGCTCGTGTTCCACGCGCAACCCTACCAGTACAGCGTGGTGCCGGGCGTGCTGCAGGTCCAGGCGCTCGGGACCCGAATCCTGTACGTCGAACTCGCGGCCTTCGTCGTCTCGTGGGTCGCGATGGGGCTGCTCTGGTACTACGTCACCAAGACCGACAGCGGGCGGTCGATACGCGCCACCTCGATGAGCGAGCGCGGGGCCATGCTTACCGGCGTTGATGTGTCCGGCGTGCGTGCCCGCACGTGGCTCGTCGCGGGCGGTTTGGCCGGCATCGCCGGCGTGTTCTTAGGTGGCATCGGGGCGGCCGAACCGACGATGTGGCTGGAACCGCTCGCGCTCGCGTTCATCATCGTCGTCGTGGGCGGCATCGGCTCCATCAAGGGGTCGGTCGCCGCGGCCTACATCGTCGGCTACCTGCAGACGGCGACCGGACAGTTCCTCGGACAGAGCGTCCGCGGCATCATGTCGCTGGTGGTCCTCGTGGTCGTCCTGCTGGTGCTGCCACAGGGCCTGTACGGCACGGAGTTCGTCCATGAGTGA
- a CDS encoding branched-chain amino acid ABC transporter permease, which translates to MSDREQTGRGIGRLVGRVESVLRDSLLAQGAGVIGAVGQPAERLLWPVAERYNRTLGKRFGEITGLQLLLLLVAFGGLVTAPLWGQDYLRPLTLGAVWAVFAMGWDIQSGYTGYISFGHSALSGAAGYTTGLLVLHLNPELSLFVTVPLSILATTVLGLAIAVPSLRLRGPYFSLVTFVTVLLFYRLTKALSHWTNGLRGIRVDVFTYDLTLQYYMVVVPMLAVAATLTYVGRSDVGTVLVAIRENEDAVSAAGVDPTKFKLWSFVLSAVPMGIGGVLLAHVNAGVDPQTFVIVDNSIQMIAMAVIGGMSSILGPLGGAFLFVGLRDVFLVGLGEELRWLALWLLVLLVLVFARDGLFRLLWRALGALGGDRR; encoded by the coding sequence ATGAGTGACCGAGAGCAGACCGGCCGAGGTATCGGCCGACTCGTTGGCCGCGTCGAATCGGTCCTGAGAGACAGCCTCCTCGCCCAGGGGGCCGGCGTCATCGGAGCGGTCGGCCAGCCAGCGGAGCGGCTGCTCTGGCCGGTCGCCGAGCGGTACAACCGGACACTCGGCAAACGCTTCGGCGAAATTACCGGCCTGCAGTTGTTGCTGTTGCTGGTAGCTTTTGGCGGTCTCGTCACCGCGCCGCTGTGGGGCCAGGACTACCTCAGGCCGCTCACGCTCGGCGCGGTGTGGGCCGTCTTCGCGATGGGGTGGGACATCCAGAGCGGCTACACCGGCTACATCAGTTTCGGCCACTCGGCGCTGTCGGGGGCGGCCGGCTACACGACCGGCTTGCTGGTGCTCCATCTGAATCCGGAGCTATCGCTGTTTGTCACAGTCCCGCTGTCGATACTCGCGACGACGGTGCTGGGGCTGGCCATCGCCGTCCCCTCGCTCCGGCTCCGTGGCCCGTATTTCTCGCTCGTCACCTTCGTCACCGTCCTGCTGTTCTACCGGCTGACGAAGGCGCTAAGTCACTGGACGAACGGCCTGCGGGGCATCCGCGTCGACGTGTTCACCTACGACCTGACGCTGCAGTACTACATGGTCGTGGTGCCGATGCTCGCGGTTGCGGCCACGCTGACCTACGTCGGGCGCTCCGACGTGGGCACTGTGCTGGTCGCGATTCGCGAGAACGAGGACGCCGTCTCCGCGGCCGGCGTAGACCCGACGAAGTTCAAGCTCTGGTCGTTCGTGCTGAGCGCCGTCCCGATGGGTATCGGCGGCGTCTTGCTCGCCCACGTCAACGCGGGCGTGGACCCACAGACGTTCGTCATCGTGGACAACAGCATCCAGATGATAGCGATGGCAGTCATCGGCGGCATGAGCTCGATTCTGGGACCGCTCGGCGGCGCGTTCCTGTTCGTCGGACTCCGGGACGTGTTCCTCGTCGGCCTTGGCGAGGAACTGCGCTGGCTCGCCCTCTGGCTGCTGGTCCTCCTCGTGCTGGTGTTCGCCCGCGACGGACTGTTCCGTCTCCTCTGGCGTGCACTCGGCGCGCTGGGAGGTGACCGACGGTGA
- a CDS encoding ABC transporter ATP-binding protein, which translates to MTLLSVDGLAKQFGGLVAVDDLSFGVESGEILGLIGPNGSGKTTVFNCIMSIYAVTSGTVRFGGTDITDDKTHQIVNRGLSRVSQESNPIGSMTVRENIELFTFPNSVRSFDGGASDEAIASYAARVDIEDALDDDPGSLPHADVRRLEIAKALATEPDLLLLDEPFAGLNQTEVRQLSEQFESFREQGITMVVVDHNMRGLMDLVDRVVVLHNGQKLAAGDPADIVGDERVQDAYLAGEVSAVQ; encoded by the coding sequence GTGACGCTGCTGTCGGTCGACGGGCTGGCCAAGCAGTTCGGCGGCCTCGTCGCCGTCGACGACCTCTCCTTTGGCGTCGAGAGCGGCGAGATACTCGGCCTCATCGGCCCCAACGGCTCCGGCAAGACGACCGTGTTCAACTGCATCATGAGTATCTACGCGGTGACCAGCGGAACGGTGCGCTTCGGCGGCACAGATATTACGGACGACAAGACACACCAGATTGTCAACCGTGGACTGTCGCGCGTCTCTCAGGAGTCCAATCCAATCGGGTCGATGACCGTCCGAGAGAACATCGAGCTGTTCACCTTCCCCAACAGCGTCCGCTCGTTCGACGGCGGCGCGAGCGACGAGGCAATCGCGAGCTACGCCGCACGGGTCGATATCGAGGACGCTCTCGACGACGACCCCGGCTCCCTGCCCCACGCCGACGTTCGCCGCCTCGAAATCGCGAAGGCACTGGCGACAGAGCCGGACCTCCTCTTGCTCGACGAGCCCTTCGCCGGCTTGAACCAGACGGAGGTCCGGCAGCTTTCAGAGCAGTTCGAGTCGTTCCGCGAGCAGGGCATCACCATGGTCGTCGTCGACCACAACATGCGCGGCCTGATGGACCTCGTCGACCGGGTAGTCGTGTTGCACAACGGCCAGAAGCTGGCAGCCGGTGACCCGGCCGACATCGTCGGTGACGAACGGGTCCAGGACGCCTACCTCGCCGGGGAGGTGAGCGCGGTCCAATGA
- a CDS encoding ABC transporter ATP-binding protein — protein MSDPLLEVEDLDVYYGKSQALDGVSLTVERGEIGGIIGPNGAGKTTLLDAVAGFLDYDGTIRFNGRDVADLDPQQLVTDGLVYCTEDRDLFPFFSVHENLRMGAQFREDRDAVRADLDMVYDLFPRLDDRRDQEAQTMSGGEQQMLAVGRALMGDPELLVLDEPTLGLAPVIIDDISDAIETLNEQGQTLLLVEQNATFALRHAHRLSLLESGRVELSGSATAFRDNDYITEAYVGIH, from the coding sequence ATGAGCGACCCGCTGCTCGAAGTCGAAGACCTCGACGTGTACTACGGCAAGTCACAGGCGCTTGACGGCGTCTCGCTGACCGTCGAGCGCGGGGAAATCGGTGGCATCATCGGCCCCAACGGCGCAGGAAAGACGACGCTGCTGGACGCCGTCGCCGGCTTCCTCGACTACGACGGGACGATTCGGTTCAACGGGCGAGACGTGGCCGACCTCGACCCACAGCAGTTGGTCACTGACGGCCTCGTCTACTGTACCGAGGACCGCGACCTGTTCCCGTTTTTTTCGGTCCACGAGAACCTGCGCATGGGCGCGCAGTTCCGCGAGGACCGCGATGCCGTCCGGGCCGACCTGGACATGGTGTATGACCTGTTCCCGCGGCTCGACGACCGCCGGGACCAAGAGGCCCAGACCATGAGCGGCGGCGAACAGCAGATGCTGGCCGTCGGACGGGCGCTGATGGGCGACCCAGAGTTACTCGTTCTCGATGAACCAACGCTCGGGCTGGCTCCCGTCATCATCGACGACATCAGCGACGCTATCGAGACGCTGAACGAGCAGGGCCAGACGCTCCTGCTCGTCGAGCAGAACGCCACGTTCGCGCTACGCCACGCCCACCGGCTCTCGCTGCTGGAGTCCGGTCGGGTCGAGCTCAGTGGCTCCGCCACAGCGTTCCGGGACAACGACTACATCACGGAGGCGTACGTCGGTATCCATTGA
- a CDS encoding PRC-barrel domain containing protein, whose translation MSTIQLTDDDVGKTVVTSTGNEIGIVSGYRYGTAYVDPDPGLKTTLLTKLGWEDTDADDGYPLQTDAVDTITEDQIRLSTDL comes from the coding sequence ATGTCTACGATCCAACTGACCGACGACGACGTCGGCAAGACAGTTGTCACGAGTACCGGCAACGAAATCGGCATCGTTAGCGGGTACAGATACGGCACCGCCTACGTTGACCCGGACCCCGGGCTAAAAACGACGCTCCTGACGAAGCTCGGCTGGGAGGACACCGACGCCGATGACGGCTACCCGCTGCAGACCGACGCCGTCGACACTATCACCGAAGACCAGATCCGTCTCAGCACGGACCTGTAA
- a CDS encoding helix-turn-helix domain-containing protein, with the protein MPTIVSGTVPASDLALNHSLEQLPELQFEIERIVTSGDDALMPMLWVRGSQREDIEQTLEADPSVDNVELLGDFEDEWLFRMEWVDHVDLIVQMLTNSEATILDAVGHGTAWKLRVLYPRRSLFSKTHDFCAEHNLAFEVSSIRELDEDPAGRYGLTSAQYEILAEASDRGYFEVPREVDLAELADALGITHQAASERLRRATDALVEDVLFVDFD; encoded by the coding sequence ATGCCCACCATCGTCTCCGGGACGGTTCCAGCCAGCGACCTGGCGCTCAATCACTCGCTGGAACAGTTACCGGAGCTGCAGTTCGAAATTGAGCGGATCGTCACGAGCGGTGACGATGCACTCATGCCGATGCTGTGGGTCCGCGGGAGTCAGCGCGAGGACATCGAGCAGACACTCGAAGCGGACCCCTCCGTTGACAACGTCGAACTGCTGGGCGACTTTGAGGACGAGTGGCTGTTCAGGATGGAATGGGTCGACCACGTCGACCTCATCGTCCAGATGCTCACGAACTCGGAGGCGACGATTCTCGATGCCGTGGGCCATGGGACCGCCTGGAAGCTGCGCGTGCTGTATCCGCGTCGGTCGCTGTTCTCCAAGACTCACGACTTCTGTGCAGAGCACAACCTCGCATTCGAGGTCTCCTCGATCCGGGAACTCGACGAAGACCCGGCCGGCCGCTACGGACTTACCTCAGCCCAGTACGAGATCCTCGCCGAGGCGTCCGACCGCGGCTACTTCGAGGTGCCCCGCGAGGTGGATTTAGCGGAACTCGCCGACGCGCTGGGTATAACACACCAGGCAGCCTCCGAGCGGCTCAGACGCGCGACCGACGCCCTCGTCGAGGACGTACTGTTTGTCGACTTTGACTGA
- a CDS encoding YihY/virulence factor BrkB family protein: protein MSGLVTGREIVQTARDENVPFMGASIAYYAIASIVPLLALLLAALSTFGGTVTLLELLRTVLSENGQVILTELLENTRGHGATGTLSLVLVVWSGSKVFRSLSVAFTEVYGEVTDISLPAQLVRSAVVMGVLLGAVVFLSATSVALTYVKFQVPYPTLVGNVAAFAALGVAFVPIYYVLPPVKTSLTHVAPGALFAAAGWITIQVGFFYYAGTAGRYAAYGYLGALLLFVTALYLAAIVLLLGVVVNATLDW, encoded by the coding sequence ATGAGTGGTCTCGTGACCGGACGCGAGATCGTTCAGACGGCCCGTGATGAGAACGTCCCATTCATGGGGGCCAGCATTGCCTACTATGCGATTGCATCGATCGTTCCACTGCTTGCGCTCTTGCTCGCTGCGCTCTCTACGTTTGGAGGCACTGTTACGCTGCTGGAACTGCTTCGAACGGTCCTCTCCGAGAACGGCCAAGTGATTCTGACGGAACTGCTTGAGAACACGCGCGGCCATGGGGCGACCGGAACCCTGAGTCTGGTGTTGGTCGTCTGGAGCGGCAGCAAGGTGTTTCGCAGCCTCTCCGTTGCCTTTACCGAGGTGTACGGCGAGGTCACGGACATATCGCTGCCGGCCCAGCTTGTCCGTAGCGCAGTCGTGATGGGCGTGCTCCTCGGTGCTGTCGTCTTTCTGTCGGCCACTAGCGTCGCACTTACGTACGTCAAGTTTCAGGTCCCGTATCCGACGCTGGTCGGCAACGTCGCTGCGTTTGCCGCCCTCGGTGTCGCGTTCGTCCCGATATACTACGTTCTGCCACCCGTCAAAACCTCGCTTACACACGTCGCCCCGGGAGCGCTGTTTGCCGCGGCGGGCTGGATCACCATCCAAGTCGGATTTTTCTATTACGCCGGGACTGCCGGTCGGTACGCGGCATACGGCTACCTCGGTGCGCTGCTCCTGTTCGTCACGGCGCTGTATCTGGCCGCTATCGTGTTGCTGCTCGGTGTCGTCGTTAACGCGACGCTGGACTGGTAG
- a CDS encoding aldo/keto reductase has protein sequence MNRRQLGTTGYDVTAVGLGTWNIGGDWGDVSAEEGRETIRTALDAGVDFIDTADVYGDGFSEQRIAEVLDERGVRDEVTVATKAGRRLDPHTADRYNYETLSAHVNRSREYLGTDTLELLQLHCPPTDAYYQPETFDALSRLQAEGKVAHCGVSVERVEEALKAIEYPEIETVQIIFNMFRQRPAERFFEEAKRRDIGVIVRVPLASGLLTGKLSRDMEFPESDHRNFNIEGEAFDRGETFAGLPVDAGFDAVDELREHVPERMTMAQMALRWILDHDAVSTVIPGSTSPDHVRANAAVSEMAPLSNQVHGAVRDIYEEYVFEDVHHRW, from the coding sequence GTGAACCGACGACAGTTAGGGACAACAGGGTACGACGTGACAGCCGTCGGACTTGGAACCTGGAACATCGGTGGAGATTGGGGCGATGTCTCGGCAGAGGAAGGCCGGGAAACGATCCGGACCGCGCTCGATGCCGGCGTCGATTTCATCGACACCGCCGACGTGTACGGTGACGGCTTCAGCGAGCAGCGCATCGCAGAAGTGCTGGACGAACGCGGGGTCCGCGACGAGGTGACCGTCGCGACGAAGGCCGGCCGCCGGCTCGACCCACATACGGCCGACCGTTATAACTACGAGACTCTCTCTGCACACGTCAACCGCTCGCGGGAGTATCTCGGAACCGATACGCTGGAACTGTTGCAACTGCACTGTCCGCCGACCGACGCCTACTACCAGCCCGAGACGTTCGACGCCCTATCGCGGCTGCAAGCCGAGGGGAAGGTCGCCCACTGCGGTGTCAGCGTCGAACGCGTCGAGGAAGCGCTGAAAGCCATCGAGTACCCGGAAATCGAAACGGTCCAGATCATCTTCAATATGTTCCGCCAGCGGCCTGCGGAGCGGTTCTTCGAGGAAGCCAAGCGCCGCGACATCGGCGTCATCGTCCGCGTCCCACTGGCTTCCGGGCTCCTGACTGGCAAACTCTCCCGGGACATGGAGTTCCCCGAGAGCGACCATCGGAACTTCAACATTGAGGGCGAGGCGTTCGACCGCGGTGAGACCTTTGCCGGGCTCCCGGTCGACGCGGGCTTCGACGCTGTCGACGAACTCCGCGAGCACGTCCCCGAGCGAATGACGATGGCCCAGATGGCGCTACGCTGGATTCTGGACCACGACGCAGTGTCGACTGTCATCCCCGGCTCCACCTCACCGGACCACGTCCGGGCGAACGCGGCGGTCAGTGAGATGGCCCCACTCTCGAATCAGGTCCACGGCGCGGTGCGTGATATCTACGAGGAGTACGTCTTTGAGGACGTTCACCATCGCTGGTAG